Within the Arachis duranensis cultivar V14167 chromosome 10, aradu.V14167.gnm2.J7QH, whole genome shotgun sequence genome, the region aacgtaaacaaaatataatatcgTATGTCACTAGACGGCTCATATGCccataagaaaataataaaaacaaaaataataataaatatcctATGTTGCAAATCTAATCTTGTGGAAATTCATAATCATCACGATGGTGATTATCATTCAGCTTATTAAGATTTTCAATGGCATTATTTTTGACCGTATAGCTGATCGTATTATGAATCTTTAACACGAGTGAGACTGCAATCTTCATGCGAACCCCATCATCCacctaataaaatttgaataattaacaTTAGGCTTAACTACTTAAATATAGAAGAACTCGTTTCGGCGACGGCGTCGGGAGATGGACGGAGGTGAGGTAGTGAGATCGATGACGGAGAgatgaaggaggagctcgagggtGATGGGAGGGATGGGTTCGCGTTTAGCGTTGTGTGGAGCTAACGTTGCTGGGTTGGGTAATTGGCTAGGGCATCTCAGCAGATaggaagaggagagaagaagatgaagaagacgaAACCTTCAGACAGAGGCCTCAACGAGAAGATTTTTGAATGCACATGAAgaacaattttagttttttatttttttaatatgtttaataaagatgaagaacaattttgattttttatttttttaatgtatttttttgttttgttgtttcaatcatttgaaactataaaattaagattaattgaattttataatttgattaatttaaaagggtatttttgtctaatcaaataaaggaagaatgtttaaaactttttatagaattaaattaaaaaaatatttttatttttatttagttaaaagGGGTGTATTAGTAAAAAtggtgatataatatatatttaaaaaaaaaattaaatgctgatATGGAAAATAAATTTCACGTGGCTTATTACTATTTGtccatatttttaatatatacttaTTGTTATTTGTCCACGTTTTAAACGTATCGGTACGTATTAATTTATCATGGTACCGTAGCAATCACCATATATTATACACGTACTATACAACGATGCaatactaattaatatttttgcacAATCTGTAGATGGAACATCGTCCAGCATATTCTTAAGTTTGAAGCATAAtccttcttttatttaatcaaaCAGATACatattattatctttattaTATGTGCTTTATTTCGCATATTTAATTTTCTGGCccattacatttttttttcaaagataataggttatatttcattaattattaaaaaataaaatataaagatgtCCAAAAGTAAGACAGCATAATAAAAGGTGGGGATTTTCCAAAAACACTACACTGAAGGTATTCATCCAACGGTGCGTGGTCgaaaaaacgaagaaaaattttaaagaagaaataatgataaatcaaattgaatgcaCCTAAGAGCTTGTCTCATGGAGATGACGACCTAAACTGGGAGTTCTTTGGATTTCACGGAACAACTTGACAGAGCTTGCTAGAATGGCAGACGGCATAGAAGTAGAACCTTCAAAAATCAACTGGTTGCGAGCTTTCCAGTAGTTCCAGCAAATGATGGCAAGCAATTGAGGATTACGGTCAGCATTCTTCAACGGGTTAAGTATCTCTGTTGATGCAGTCCACCATGTCCAAAAGTCGTTAGAACTCTGAGGGGGAAGACAGTCACGAAGATAACTCTGAGACCATACGTCCTTACTTCTAGAGCAATCGATCAAACAATGAGTGACTGTTTCCGTTGCTTCATGACAGCAAGGGAATATTGGTGATATAGATGGGATGCGGTGATGAATCTGAGCAAGCACCGGAAGTCGGCCATGGAGAGCTTTCCAAATAAATAGCTTAATTTTGTGAGGCAAGTTCAACTTCCATAGATCAATCCACGACTTTTTCTGTTGCATATAATTAGGTCAAAGCTCTAGAGGCGGATGGTAAAATAAATAGCCAATTCTGTAACCTGAAGCTGTATCATATTGCTTGGATTTGTTCAAATCCCATTGCAATTTGCCCCTACTCTACTGAATTTTAACTTACAAAATCATGTTTGCAACGTCTTGGGGAAATAGTTCTTGAATGAGATTCTGATTCCAATTTCTATCTTCAGTAATTAGATCTTTAACTCTTGGAAACAACTCAGAAATAGCCTGTCTATTTGGCATGTCAGAAATCATTAAAGGATACGGAGGAGGCAGCCAAGGATCCTCAAAGGTTCGGATATTCTCTCCAGTACCCACAGCCTAATTAAGACCTTTTTCAACAATCTTTTGGCCTTTCAGTATGCTTCTCCATCCCCAAGAAGGTAAGACTCCAATTTCTGCCGTTATAGCATTACCATTGCTAAAGTATTTACCTCTTAAGATTTTGGATAATAAGAAAGTAGGCTATGTTACAAGTCGCCAAAACTGTTTGCCTAAAAGCGCCAGATTTTGGATTCTGAGATCTTTAAATCCAAGGCCTCCTTCTTTTCATGGGCGAGTCATAGTGTCCCAGCTAATCCAAGCCATCCTCCTTTCAGAACCTTTTTGTCCCCACCAGAACTGAGAAAGTAGAAAGTGAATTTCCGAAATTAAAGCATCAGGCAACTTGAAGCAAGACAATGTATAAATAGGAATAGCTTCTCCCACTGCCTTAAGCAATATGTGTCTACCACCTGACGAAAGAAGATTGCGCTTCCACCCTTGGATTCTTTTCCGAACCTTTTCTTTGATCATACTAAAAGAAGCCTTTTTCGATTTAGAGACTGTAGAAGGCAAACCAAGGTATTTATCCTGAGCCCCAATATGACTAATATTCATAGAGTTAGCCAGTAGTGTACGAGTAGTGGACGGAGTGTTGTGGCTAAAGAATACAGCAGATTTATTAAGATTTACCCTCTGGCCACTGATGCTTTCATAAGAATTCAATAAATGCAGGATATTTGAACATGCTTCAGGATTAGCCTTACAGAATAAAATGGAATCATCAGCAAACAGGAGGTGGTTGACCTTGGGACATCACCTATGTATCTGAAGACCCTGAATTAGTCTATTTTGTTCTACCTTGTATAGCAAGAAGGAGAGACCTTCtgcacagaaaagaaaaagatagggAGATAGAGGATCTCCTTGTCGAATACCTCTATTTGGTTTGAAGAAACCATAAGGTTGTCCTTCCACAATAACAGAATAAGAAACAGTTGTCACTAATTCTCGAATCCACATGATCAATCGGGAGTTAAAACCAAACTTCTCCAATATAAACCAAAGATTTAACTGCTCAAAACACATCACCACTAAGTATGTTCCAGAagctttgaaaaaattttgctgTCATACCATCATCTCCTGGAGCACTTTGAGGATGAATGCTAAATGTTGCGCGTTTCACTTCCTCCATAGTCACTGGTCTTTGAAGCCTACGGTTCATGTGAGCTGTAACTTTAGGTTCAAAATCAGTAAACAGAGGTTAAGGGTTCTCATGACAAGTGGAGGAAAAGATGTCCTTGAAATAAGATTCAGCCACAGAAGCAATACCAGCATTTGAAGTAGCCACTTCACCATCATTGCCAGTTAGTTGCCAAATTCTATTCCTTCTGGTTCGATttctaaatttctgatggaagaaAGTTGTATTCTGATCACCAGATTTGAGCCATTTGACTCTAGACTTATCTTTCCAATAAGATTCCTCATTTTGCAATGCTTTTTCAAGTTTGTCCTCTATTTCTGAAATGATGTCGCCTCCATGAATTCCTGCTAAACGAAGTTCCTCTAATTCCGACTGTAGTAAATCAATCTCCACCTTCGAATTAGATCTGTGTTCTTGCTGCCATTTGACAATCTTATGTCGACAACGCTTTATTTTTTGAGCTAGGATATACATGGCTGAACCATCAATCTGTTCATGCCAAATCTCT harbors:
- the LOC107471294 gene encoding uncharacterized protein LOC107471294, whose translation is MVGRPFTWSNRRRGDELIQERLDRFLVGVDWQQLYPNATVLRLSESGSDHAPLILDSNPRTERSKRRFKFQERWCSNDEIRQIVREIWHEQIDGSAMYILAQKIKRCRHKIVKWQQEHRSNSKVEIDLLQSELEELRLAGIHGGDIISEIEDKLEKALQNEESYWKDKSRVKWLKSGDQNTTFFHQKFRNRTRRNRIWQLTGNDGEVATSNAAHMNRRLQRPVTMEEVKRATFSIHPQSAPGDDGQPYGFFKPNRGIRQGDPLSPYLFLFCAEGLSFLLYKANPEACSNILHLLNSYESISGQRVNLNKSAVFFSHNTPSTTRTLLANSMNISHIGAQDKYLGLPSTVSKSKKASFSMIKEKVRKRIQGWKRNLLSSGGRHILLKAVGEAIPIYTLSCFKLPDALISEIHFLLSQFWWGQKGSERRMAWISWDTMTRP